gGACGTCATTATTCCGTTCCCTAAAGCAGTTAGTATAGGGAATCAGggttgtgacgtcataggttaGCTTTAGTGTATTAAAACGGTAGTACTAAATGACGTCTTCAAAGAACTGTCCCATGTAGGGCATCAATGAATATAGTTTTGATGATGTCACACATGTGACGTCATTATTCCGTTCCTAAAGCCATATATAGTTGTTACGTCATAgtttgctttaatatatatatatatatatatatatatatatatatatatatatatatatatctatataagcaaAGTACTTTGCCTCTACCCACAACCCCACACCATAGTCATCCATGTGGCCTCTACctgcaaccttacacccacagccATGCACCTGTCCTCTGTCCACAACCTTTACACCCACAGTTATGCGCCTGGCCTATAcccccacaaccttacacccacactCATGCACATGGCCTCTTCTCACAACCTTACATCCagagtcatccacttggccttaCTCACAACCTTACATCCagagtcatccacttggcctctactcACAACTTTACACCCACAGTCGTCTCCCCCAAAAACTAAGTCTACAACCCTCTAACCCCACCCATCGCATCGACAGCCCTTGGCATACAATCTTAAACCCCCAACTCTTCTTTCACACTTACACCCACAACCTCTGCCTTCAACTTTGCACACACAAAACCACCTTACTGTCAAAACCACATACCTTCAACAGCCCTCCACCACCCACAGCTAGTCGAGATGCGTCTTATATAAACTCAGTTAAAGGCTACAGTTAGAGTTTCTCGTAGTATTTGGCCCAGAGTCTTCAAAGCAATCCACCTAACATTTACCTTTTATTCATTGGAATTTATTCTTAGAAATGTATCAGATCAATATCAAACAATAGAAAGTGAATGCTAGGTGCAAAGCACTGTAGACTTTAGGCCAAATCCTACAGTAACTATAAGTGTAgcatttaacaaagtttttataaAATGTATCTCATGGATTTAAAGGGAGATTTTTATGCTTCTGGTTTTactttataaatctctctctctcttctctctctctctctctctctctctctctctctcaaaatctctctctctctctctcgttgtttttgGCAGGCATTTTACGGACGAtgccaaccctccctatttttcCGGGCTTGGACCGGCACTGAATTGGGCTGGTGGGCAGGCCAGCCCAATTCAGTGGCTAGGTTAAAATGTGTTTCCCACAGCAGGAAAATTAATCAAGTCATCCAGTCAGACTCAGTTACTGAGCCTGTCCTGACTGGGACCAAAGGGCAAACATGAATGGGTCACAGAAAGACCCGATGACCGTGGGATTGAACGCGCACCCAAAGCAACATAAGAGCCACCACCATGAACACCTtcgggggggagagggggagccgTGGGGGGACGGCTTTCGAAGGTGGGGGGAATCATGGGGTTCCTCCGATGCTGCTGAAGATGTGCGCTCAGTCCCAAGGTCGTCGAGTCAGTCCGTGACTCACTCATGTAAGCCTTTTAGGTGGGTGTTGCAGCTGGCTTAGTCCTCGTTTTCCTTACGAATCTCGGCTCTGAGGGGCTCAGTCTTACAGATCTCATCTTTCACTGCTTTGATGACAAGTTTTGTCATCGTTTTTTCCGTTGGAAATCTCACAGTTCTCGTCAGAATCTCCACGAGTGAGTTCCGTCAACGTCTGAGTTAGGACGTCCCACTGTTTCGGGTAGTTGGTCCTCTCTTGCTGGGCATCGCAGTATTTCCTGTGTTGTTTCTCCTTCCTCAGCCACAGGTCCTCATCTTGCTTCTCCTTTTCATTGATGCTGTCCAGAGTTTCAGTTCCATGTTGCAGTGCAATGTGCTGCAGATGGAAGTTCCTCTGAGCTGTCCCGTGGAGAAGCGTCATTAGCATGTATTTGTCCTGTTCCCTCAGAGCCTCTTGCTGTCTCCTTTGGCGCTCCATGAGACGCTGTTGTTCCTTTATCATCTTTTCCTCTTGGATCCTCCAATTTTCTTTCAGATCTTCACATTCCGTTCTAAGTTGCTGGAGCTCTTTCTCACCTACCTGCAGTTTGTTCTCTATCTCCTTCCTCTGTTCTTGATGGTCTTTTTCATCTTTCCTCAGCTTCTCTACTTCTTTTTCCCTTTCCTGTAACATTTGCTGCCAGTTTACATTTTCCCGCTGTTCTTTAATCAGAAGATTGACAGCATTTTCTAATCTGTCTTCCAACTCTAGCTTTTCAGCTCCGAGTTGTTCCTCTTTGTCCAAGAGATCTCTCAACTGGTATTCccttttctggatctctttatcaaGATCGTTTGCGAGTTTTGTCGCCTTCTGGCCTGCCTCCTTCAGCAAGCTGTCCAGTTCCTTGCCGTGACTGAGAGCAACGCCTAGTTCCTCCACAAGTTCTTCTTTTTCACATATCAATTTCTTCTCCATGTTTAGGAGGTTTTCAATTTGGAGGTCCCTGTTATTGAGCTCTACTTTGAAGGTTCTCAGGGAAGTCGCCATCtcatttcctctcttcttttcttctttcagcAAGTTTTCCATCTCCTTCCCATGATGGAGAGCATCCTGGAgatttctgctcctctgtttctcCTTCCTTAAAGACTTCAGAAGTGAATTTACTATCAGGTGGGTTTTGTTTACCTCATCCTGAAGCGTGGCGTTCTCTCCTCCTAGTTCTGCGACCCAGGTCTTCATAACCTGGGCTTCTCCAGCCAGAACTTTGGTCAACTTCTTCTCATTGTCTAACTCTTTCTGCAGTAAAGTCACTTCTGCTGCTTTTGCTGTTAACTCTTCTTTGCACTTTTCATTCTTTcctcctagttctgccacccagttCTTCATAACCTGGGCTTCTCCAGCCAGAACTTGGGTCAGCTTCTTCTCATTGTTTAACTCTTTCTGCAGTGAAGTAACTTCTGCTGCTTTTGCTGCTAACTCTTCTTTGCACTTTTCATTCTCTCCTCCTAGTTCTGCGACCCAGTTCCTCATCACTTGTAGTTCTTGTGCCATAATCTCAGTTTTCGCTCTTTCTGCATTTAGAATTTCTGATGCAGAGACCAACTGAGATTCCTTTTCGCGCAAAACTGATTCTAGGAACTGAACTTGATCTTCTAGTACCAAGTTCTTATGGGTCTCGTCTGCCAGGTTTTTCTCGAGCTCacaatttttatcttttaggtcAGCTGCTACCTCCCTAAGTGTAGAGTTTTCAGATTCAGTGAGCTCGAGTTTTCCTTGGATAGCTTCTTGGTTCTCTTGAATGGCCATTAGTTGGTTTTCCAGTTCTTCTACAGTGCCTTCAATGGCCATCATTTGCACTTCCAGAGTCCTCAGTTTCTGTCGGCCGTTCTCAGACTCTCTTGCTTGACGTGCCAGTAATTCTTGCAGATGGTCGACCTTCCTCTCCTTCTGGTCTAAGGCTTCCCTGTAGTCTACTACGAGCCTCATCAAATCTTCATTCTCTGCGTCAAGAATTTGATTGAAAGTTTCTATCTTTTCTAGTTTGAGGCTCAattcagtttctttctctttAGCACACTGCAGATCTCTTTCTTTGTCGACCATCTCTTTCTGGAAGAGCCTTTCCATTTCCGTCTCGTCTTCGTCCCTTTTCTTGAGCAAGTGTTCAGTCCCTCTTTAGTCGTCTCTCCAGAGACACGATTTGCTCCATCAGTTCTTTGTTAAAGTTGTCTGCTTTCTCTCCTCGATCTAGAGCCAGTTCCAGGTCGTGTTGTAGGCGACACTTTTCAGTCAGAACTTGTTCTTTTTGAAGGCAGACGCTCTCGATTTGTCTGCTCATCGCTGCTGCGTCGTCTGCCCTCTTTTCCAGCAAAATATCCTTGCCCTCAAGTTCCCTTTGAATCCGCTCTATCGCCTTTCCTGCTTCCTTCAAGAGCTGTTCCATTCTAGTACCGTTAGCCTGACTCTTTTCCAGGGATTCTTGCAACCTCTGCATTTCTACATCTGGCTGTTCTTGATGTAGTGTGGGCAGGTCTCCTTCTTCCTCGGTGCTTTCCAGTTGTTCAGTTTCCGTGGTCTCTTCCAGTTCCTCATTGCCGTCTTCCAGATCTTCCAGTTCTAGACTGTCTTCCAGTCTAGACACTCTGCTCACATCAGTTTCCAGTTCATTCTCACTCTCGCTCATATCATTTTCAAGGTGTTCTTCACTCTCATTCATACTGGTTTCATCATCATCCTCACTTTCGCTCATATTCATTTCATTGTCATCCTCAATTTCGCTCATGTCGGTTTCATCGTCATCCTCGCTATCATACTCATCTATACGTTCGCTTTCCATACACACTTCCATTTCATCAGATGTTCGTCCAGACATTCCATACATCCAGCACGCAGCAAGCGCCAAGGCTGCCAACAAGGACAAACCTACAAGAGGTTTGGCGAAGGCAAAAGATGGCGCAGTCAAGCTGCTGTTGGACTGATCGACAACAATTTCTGCTTCAAGAGAATCAACAGCGGCATCAACAAGAGCACCAGGTACTCGGAAACCACTGCTGACAACTCGACAACAACAGAAATGAAACAAGTCGTCCATGATCGTAGCGTACAAGTCGCCGAAAATGAATGCCAGTATCACAAGTAAAATGCAATATAGCTCAAACATGATGAAATGTTGACCTTAGACGTTTGCTTTCTCAGTGTCTAGTTTTTAAAACTGCCACCGACACAGGACTCGGATTTCGGAGCCGCTTCTTGAAGATCCAAGGAACGCATTCGGTTGCTGGCTCGGCTCCGATggattctccttcttcttcttcgctgctggtgtggtgagagagagagtctccggcCGCTCCTGAAGCCGGAGCTGCGGCTTCACTTGtccttcaggaggaggaggaggtgaggatcTACGACGCCTCCTCTCGGCCTCAGAGGAATGCTTGgaacggaaattttttttcttcacttcttAACCTCCCACGAAGTcttaagtttttcattttccagttcagttttcagtcagtaataaaaatataatcataataatgataaattttactTCTTCACTTCTTCACCTTCGAAATCATAAGTCCCAAATTCAtgtcaataataagaataaatgaataactaataataactaataataactaataataaataataatcgaaATTCTATTTAGAAGATTTAAAACATCACCTAACCTGGTGTcagttgataatgataatatttatagttttatcattagtttacacacacagacacacatatatatatttagtatacatatatatatatatatatatatatatatatatatatatataatatatatatatatatatatatatatatataacatatatatatatataacatattatatatatatatatatatatataatatatatatatatatatatctatatatatatatatatatatataacatatctataatatatatattatatatatatatatatatatatatatatatataatatatatatatatatatatatatatatctatatatatatataagcgaataccacgggaaatgatagtcaggaatccaagcgcttttcgtctttattcagacatcgtctgaataaagacgaaagcgcttggattcctgactatttcatttcccgtggtattcgcttatttatgaagtcacgtccatctactgtgattttttaagcatatatatatatatttacatatataatatatatatatgtaaatatatatgtaaatatatacatatatatattatatatatatatatatatatatatatatatatacatatacatatatatatatatatatatatatatatatatataatatatatatactatatatatatatatatatatatatatatatatatatatatatataaaataaatgcttcCAGGTGATACGGAACTTGACCCTTGAATAGAATCCCATTGATTTTGACAACCTTGGCAGCCAGGCACTTCAGGCTTAGCTTTTTCTGAGTAAAAAGTATGATCTATGCAacacctatactcggtttttttccttctgtcccACCCGCCTGTGCTGTTTGCGTATgataacattgcgtcccgggctttagatagttacattcagcttacactcaacaatgataataatatcctatttcgaataataataatatcctatttcgaatattaacggtgtaattcgcatacagtaacttattaaaacacttttcagttgcaaatgtccacccagatatccttttatttacataaaacttagacatagcatCACTATTTAAAGCCCTGGATGCAGTTACCATGcgcaaccaccacaggcggatggacagatggaaaaaaaacagagtatagaggcAAGTAACATGACTCAGTAGAATTTATCATGTGCGAAATGACTGAAACTTCATACATTATCTTTAATgtcagaatattttttattttccagagaGCAATTCCATGCAACTACATAATCACTGAGTTACTTCTTCCCCTGACAACGGATTGAAATGGAAAAGATGTTTTAAACAGCACTTATACCTCACAATGAACCAAGAAATCTAGTTTTTCAATATAacaaatatagtatattctaAAGAATAAACTGTTACTATTGTGTTAGTACTACCATATCCTTCCTAATATCTAGAGCCTGAAACAGTTCTCCATTTAGCGAGAGGATGTCAGCCAAGAACTGGCTAatcttttatgtaatttcttcCTGTATTGTGTACCATACTGTTGGAGATTGAACCTAAACATGCAAGTAAACTTGCTAACCGCTGTAACTACGCATGAAACTTACCTGTGGTTGCAGAATCAAATGGTGTAGCTCCCATCTGGTTAACAGTATCCATTCGGTACACCTATAATaatattccgcggcggcctagactatggcagttgcggttttctatgcagttttacctcctgaacaagaattttaaataatatttattcggacgactttaattaacccccaggggccagtactaaacacggtgaaatacattggacgccccaatacctagtggatgtcgtatccgcggttacgttccttgaagtccgtgcggaactattctgtagaattaccctcCATTCTCTACCAATGCCATGATTATAATTGTAGTCAAGAaatcactgaaaaaaagaaatttaaaaaaattctacattaacccttactggatgggCTAAACATACATTAGGAATATGTATTCCTAGACCAGGCAAATTTGAATGTTGAccaatttaaacaataaaaaacaaaaacaagaaacatCTTTAGAAAGAAAATAAGCAAATGCACAAATGAACCTTAACACTGACAGGTTTTTGATAAGGAACTATAAGGTGCAATGGAGTGTTCCTGTTATTGTCCATACTGTTGGCATCAGCCCCACACGCTATTAGAAGCTTCGTTGTAGTGGCACAAGGGCATTTGAAAACcaaatatgattaatatcaatagtaataataaaggtatatatacatatataaatatatatatttatatatatatatatatatatatctatatatattatatattatatatatattagggccgttgcctcgtataataaggcgccctatgaggtaatgttagacttgcgataatcttacgctaagtcggttggtattgcacttccatattcattggagtgtcttggggtttgtagatcacttacgaagtcggtattatcttcttggttatgacgacgatgtgttaaactcatgatgatttctttctgatgtgaggttcttagtagaaaacacgaagtataaaaatacttatattctctgatattacatagtgaagatcaagtaggattgtacaggtcttccaatgacgatagcttgatcgcttctgccaatgatgatggctaattctattctctctacatgataaagcttaggtaaagagatacaggtctgccaatgatgatggctaactctattctgcctaccatctcggttacaagtcataaaggagcagacagtagctcgaacatatgaacatacatacaaaatgagacacattactaatcacgtaggccatgAATTATANNNNNNNNNNNNNNNNNNNNNNNNNNNNNNNNNNNNNNNNNNNNNNNNNNNNNNNNNNNNNNNNNNNNNNNNNNNNNNNNNNNNNNNNNNNNNNNNNNNNNNNNNNNNNNNNNNNNNNNNNNNNNNNNNNNNNNNNNNNNNNNNNNNNNNNNNNNNNNNNNNNNNNNNNNNNNNNNNNNNNNNNNNNNNNNNNNNNNNNNNNNNNNNNNNNNNNNNNNNNNNNNNNNNNNNNNNNNNNNNNNNNNNNNNNNNNNNNNNNNNNNNNNNNNNNNNNNNNNNNNNNNNNNNNNNNNNNNNNNNNNNNNNNNNNNNNNNNNNNNNNNNNNNNNNNNNNNNNNNNNNNNNNNNNNNNNNNNNNNNNNNNNNNNNNNNNNNNNNNNNNNNNNNNNNNNNNNNNNNNNNNNNNNNNNNNNNNNNNNNNNNNNNNNNNNNNNNNNNNNNNNNNNNNNNNNNNNNNNNNNNNNNNNNNNNNNNNNNNNNNNNNNNNNNNNNNNNNNNNNtctatcaatgtctgtagatcgtttaattctagctgacgagattaccctgcgcatcctgcaatctactttctaatgatggatctaagtataaagaaacaaatagtgatccatttataattgaaaatttgactgcacagcctgcaacacagtgttcaattgaaacaccctatgattaacagacttgatGACTATGATGcccctgtgcctccctgagcacgtacacctatcaggggtggagacctaaggaattgaataattaaaacccaagttgggagtgttcTCTCCCAActtgtctcctgaagacacattgcagatagatcatgatccctaaacagaacccgaacttgctctctatttggtataaagcccgGATgtttccactgcatgagagccattatttagaggaagggatcttaaaatttcctactaatttaggaatctgtgtccctGAGaaagagatcttatcagttttaaccagtactatttgacctagatctaggtgttacagatcttttagaagatgggctttcacttgccctttcagttttacttttgttttttctatgattgctgagtgaccgtgaatgaggcgaagagggagaaagggccctcttctgacgaataagggGGCCTCTATCtccctcaccgtcatctccacggtgcactgtaatgtcaagatcaggtgagggctcaatgtcaggcaatgtccctgacagagaaaagtcgtcaacaaattgagacctggcttgaacccttgaaacaacagggtcccctggcttgaccagagtctctgcaatcatccccaaaccccagggggggcatgagaagccccaccagcagggggcatgggaggccccaccaggggggtcatgggaggccccaccagggggggcacgggaggccccaccagggggggcacggggtaccccactagagggggtgtggaaaaccccaccagaaggggcaccagaagaggCAGTATTCAATTGTTTGtgcttcaaggcatccgaataagttttcctgcccaacagcttcttggcctgtcccacactgagtGTTTCGTCAAGAGAATTTTATTAATGCATCTTGTtcttcttgaatgcactacatttcttatcacgggctcgatgttcacccttacagtttacgcaaATTACTGGTCCAGAACAGTCCTCGTGCTCAGgttggccacacgattcacagagtttatttctggtataaacgttagaggagtgtccaaaaccaaaacatttaaagcactggagcactctcggtctataaggacgaactttcatgatttcactatcaagaataatttcagatggcagagaagaacttttaaatgttaaaataagcatcggaTGAGCGGGCGACTTTAAAAAccttaaaaaccttccaaaccacatccggacacatttccaaaatttcctcctcatccatttcatgtagatcttcattaaatataacaccctttgcataactaaaattatagtgaggttttacctcttttatcataccctcaggatcaagcttcaatttaggagcattatcgattgaatatctgtcttggtatgaactaaaaaactattacgcccaaagcgagttaattcaggactcccaacattgccaatcttctggcttaccaacctcttcacactgaagaggttgcctctctcaccatgtgttgtaataattaaccacttagctgggtctggtgatctggaggttttagtTATTTTACTAGTATCTTTAGTTTCATTAGGtggtctataaatctcaagatacctagggacctcttgtGCTTCTATAagtccaacactcaatgaatctgatctgaactctctgtaggctctgtgagcttccgattcgttaTTGTACCCAGAAttcaaaaaaaaccataatttttgccaagtctattccttacttcttttactttaccaaatttactaaattcattaaaaactgtttcataattccagtctaaagagACTGatttcacatataaaatgtttgtaacaaggaggtcctttgaaaaaggctccaaagtcacaatggaggaattaccagaattttccttgtccttatccttgcccaagtcgtcaacagaaggttttaatgtctccataagacgtagaattgattattcgtccaggtagccccccacccaccatggagccacatttagaggacagtgtttcCATacgggctgccctaggggtaccacccagatatacaccccaccctcagtgcttaaggcgtcatgatgtccgtcgagatcagacccagcactaagagcggggtttgacatctaaactttcccctcgctcgaccacgttaggtattcgagttctacgggtgaggtgccatgccaaccatcctcaccctccatcaaatccaatgaacaagtccaaatcatgtccaaaaccaatccaaaattcatcaacataaaatccgtaccttatagggggaggaagcagaaggatgaaaagttttagtaaaaggaaaagggctgactcatttagttggatcaacagctgggcaccaaggcccagcgagaaagtagttaccaccaggcatcagggcccagctgctgaaccctaagccccccatcctcggcaaggcttcagcatctgggggggtgaaactatagaaagtagaccaagcctaggaagtctcacacatagtatttatatagatctgatggaattaatgaagtgaaatattccatacttcaatgggaattttaaaaaataactccggcagtaattcttatcctgaaacatcacaatatttcttgaattttttgcattttacattttatcaggctcacgattttcagatacttaccatatttctaatattaatattgcctatgatagattttgaaatatttcaaggtgtctgtgaaagggtaaccaccacagtactctaggatgtgcagaactattgtagtacagcttttacttggtatctccgtgttagatgcaaatcctgtctccccctccccctccccactcgttgtggggcgtctgtcagggggtaaccacccactaaatcgtctgtcattaccaccacagtattctaggatgtgcagtgctattgtagtgtaaattttactcggtatctcctaagttggatctagatccaattaacccccccttttcagtgcgtctgtcagggggaacccaccctccaaaatgtctgtcactagt
The Macrobrachium nipponense isolate FS-2020 chromosome 45, ASM1510439v2, whole genome shotgun sequence genome window above contains:
- the LOC135214048 gene encoding trichohyalin-like, with amino-acid sequence MERLFQKEMVDKERDLQCAKEKETELSLKLEKIETFNQILDAENEDLMRLVVDYREALDQKERKVDHLQELLARQARESENGRQKLRTLEVQMMAIEGTVEELENQLMAIQENQEAIQGKLELTESENSTLREVAADLKDKNCELEKNLADETHKNLVLEDQVQFLESVLREKESQLVSASEILNAERAKTEIMAQELQVMRNWVAELGGENEKCKEELAAKAAEVTSLQKELNNEKKLTQVLAGEAQVMKNWVAELGGKNEKCKEELTAKAAEVTLLQKELDNEKKLTKVLAGEAQVMKTWVAELGGENATLQDEVNKTHLIVNSLLKSLRKEKQRSRNLQDALHHGKEMENLLKEEKKRGNEMATSLRTFKVELNNRDLQIENLLNMEKKLICEKEELVEELGVALSHGKELDSLLKEAGQKATKLANDLDKEIQKREYQLRDLLDKEEQLGAEKLELEDRLENAVNLLIKEQRENVNWQQMLQEREKEVEKLRKDEKDHQEQRKEIENKLQVGEKELQQLRTECEDLKENWRIQEEKMIKEQQRLMERQRRQQEALREQDKYMLMTLLHGTAQRNFHLQHIALQHGTETLDSINEKEKQDEDLWLRKEKQHRKYCDAQQERTNYPKQWDVLTQTLTELTRGDSDENCEISNGKNDDKTCHQSSER